The Myotis daubentonii chromosome 1, mMyoDau2.1, whole genome shotgun sequence genome includes the window TGAGAgcacttctcctcctcctttccccccagggGTTCTACTGCGAGGAATGTCAAGCAGCACAGTTCCCTGGCCCCCAGTGGTACCTGATTAAGTAAAAGCTTGTTAGTGGCTTTCACGTAGTATTTGGGTATTCAATCATCGTAGCAGGGTGCACCTGTGCCCCAGCACAGGCTTCCAGGCTTCTGTAAAATTGCCATGATGAACAGAGAAATTACTTCATGTTTAGTCGTTTACGCTCTCTAAACTCCAAAAGTTTGGGGCGAGGAAATGGGAAGAATATGGTGAAAAGAAAACTATACAGAATGGGTGCCTGCACTCCTCACgagtctccctccctcccgcagtAACCCCGAGTACAAGGACACCCCGATGGACATCGCGCAGCTCCCTCATCTGCCAGAGAAAACCTCGGAATCCTCGGAGACATCGGACTCTGAGTCAGACTCTAAAGACACCTCAGGTATTACAGGTATTACTGCTTCTTCGTGTTCTGCACTTACGGCTTGCCTTTCCGAACACGAGGGGTGGGGCACGGCAGAGGGCCACCGTCAGAGCACAGCAACTGGTCAGATTTTATATTAAGACATACGCCGCCTCAAGGTATTACTGAGTCTCtcctatgcacatatgcatacaaacaCTGTACTTATACCgccacatatatgtatacacacatatgtgtatgtatacacatacaatACTTATATTTACATGTGATAGTGTATGAATATATACAtctatgtgtatacatatatacttatatgtatGTTGTGATATGTTTACATACATATAGATATACTGTAGTgtataaatatatgtacacaaataTACCTCATGTCAGTCCTCCACTGGCCATACAGGAGGGGCCCTGCCCTAACCCCATAGGGAGGGCTGGCCTCTTTACCAGAAGCAGATAGCAGGGCTGTCTCTGATGCTCAAAGACAGACTGTGACTATGCACCCCAAatatccacatcctcaccaagcTGGAGCGAAGCCTCTGAAGCGAGATACGTAATGCCATTGGTAATGACTCAGGTGCTGGGCTGTCACTCGTTTCCTGAATCTCTGCAAAGCAAACCCATGCTTTCCCATTTCTAGTTATTTGAGAAGTCGGCTTTCTGAGTTCTTTGGAGGAcaggaaaattaatataaaaaatttaccTTTCCTCCAAGCCCTAGGCCCCTTCACAGACACACAGAGCCAGGGAGCACCGATCTCACAGAGCCTCACAGCTGCCCAAAACCCTGAGCCTCTTCTAACCCAACCTCTTTGGCCACGGAAAGGAAGGCCAGAGTAGTTACATGCTTTGTTCAAGGTTCTAGTCCAGGCTGCCATCCAAAAGCATCACAGCAGAGGCATAAAACCAGCATCATCCCTAAGTCTTCTGAGGTTGTATTCCTGGGAAAATCTATTCTGCCTAAAATGTGTTGGGCAGCTAGGGTTCTGGGCCACTCCCCAGCCTTAGGGCACTACTCTCCAGGTTTGTAAACAATAtccctccactccagacacagccTCAGGGAAGCCCGGGAGGATATGACTGTTTTCCTATCCCCTACATTGCATTCATTTGAAAGTTCTGTGCTGGGGCAGAAGTTCTAGAATAGACGGCCTCTGCTCCTCATTTACACAGCGGGTCAAAAAGGCAAACATTCCTTGCCCCACGGAGCTTACATTCCAGTTGGAAGAgacagaagtaaataaaaatgaatacaacaTCACGGTGGATCAGATGGCGGTAAATACTGTAGAGAAAAATAACTTTAGGAAAAGAATATGGTTTTCACTGAACGGTTAGTCACCAGTGGAAGGTGCAAGACCTCTTCAGACAATCACCTTACACACCATTTTTCTGTGCCACTCACACCTTATTCTAAGGTATTTACTCTGACTCCCTCGAGTGGGTTTGCAGGCCCTCTCGATCATTAATGTATCTGTGAATCTCCTAGGGCTGTGGTGGGCAAaaagctacatgcggctctttggccccttgagtgtggctcttcctaagccttaggagtaccctaattaagttaataacaatgtacctacctatatagtttaagtttaaaaaatttggctctcaaaagaaatttcaatcgttgtactgttgatatttggctctgttgactaatgagtttgccgaccactgtctaggGATATTCAAATACAAAATCTgatgggtgggggcctgggacTCTGCATTTGCAGCAAGCGTCCAGTCCGGCCAGTGCTGCTGGGCCATGGACCACACGTTGCGTAAAGGTCCAGCTAACCTAGGCCCTCAAGAGAGAAAGCAGGGCCACAAGGTGGTGGAGCAGCTCAGGGCCGCAACAcatccccccccacacccccagcaggTGAGAGATGAGCCTGGCCCCGCTAATGTGGTGTCTCCTttgtctcctcctcccctcccgccaCGCGGCCCCCGCCGGCCCCACGCAGAGGACAACGAGAACTCCAAGTCCGATGAGAAGGGGAACCAGTCTGAGAACAGCGAAGACCCGGAGCCCGACCGGAAGAAGCCGGGCAGCACGTGCGACCAGGACATGAACTGCAATGACCAAGGCCACAGCTCCAGCAATCCGGACAGTCGCGACAGCGACGACAGCTTCGAGCACTCGGACTTTGAGAACCCCAAGGCGGGCGAGGAAGGCTTCAGTGCCCTGGGCCCCATGCAGATCAAGGTGGAGCGCTACGTGGAGAGCGAGTCGGACCTGCGGCTGCAGAACTGCGAGTCCCTCACCTCGGACAGCGCCAAGGACTCGGACAGCGCGGGCGAGGCGGGCGCGCAGGCCTCCAGCAAACACCAGAAGCGCAAGAAGAGGCGGAAACGGCAGAAGGGCGGCAGCGCCAGCCGCCGGCGCCTGTCCAGCGCGTCGAGCCCGGGCCTGGACGCGGGCCTGGTGGAGCCCCCGCGGCTGCTGTCCTCCCCCAACAGTGCCTCGGTGCTCAAGATCAAGACGGAGATCTCCGAACCCATCAACTTCGACAACGACAGCAGCATCTGGAACTACCCGCCCAACAGGGAGATCTCCAGGAACGAGTCCCCCTACAGCATGACCAAGCCCCCCAACTCCGAGCACTTCCCATCCCCGCAGGGTCagggcggcgcgggcggcgggggcgggggcggcgggggcctgCACGTGGCCATCCCCGACTCGGTCCTCACCCCGCCGGGCGCAGACAGCGCAGCCACCCGCAAGACTCAGTTTGGCGCCTCGGCCACCTCGGCCTTGGCCCCCGTCACCTCCGACCCCCTGTCCCCCCCGCTGTCAGCATCCCCGCGGGACAAGCAcccggggggcggcggcggcggcggcgggggtggCCCCGGCGCGTCCAACTCCTTGCTGTACACGGGGGACCTGGAGGCGCTGCAGAGGTTGCAGGCGGGCAACGTCGTGCTCCCGCTGGTGCACAGGGTGACCGGGACCCTGGCGGCCACCAGCACGGCCGCGCAGAGGGTCTACACGACGGGCACCATCCGCTACGCGCCCGCCGAGGTGACCCTGGCCATGCAGGGCAACCTGCTGCCCAACGCGCACGCTGTTAACTTCGTGGACGTTAACAGCCCGGGCTTCGGCCTCGACCCCAAGACGCCCATGGAGATGCTCTACCACCACGTGCACCGGCTCAACATGTCCGGACCGTTCGGCGGCGCCGTGAGCGCGGCCAGCCTGACGCAGATGCCCGCGGGCAACGTGTTCACCACGGCCGAGGGGCTCTTCTCCACGCTGCCCTTCCCGGTCTACAGCAACGGCATCCACGCCGCACAGACTCTGGAGCGCAAGGACGACTGAGGCGCCCCCGTGCGGGCGCTCGGCGTGGAGGCATCGCGGGCGTTTTCGTTTAGACCTTTATTCTAGCACTTTGAATTTGAGCAGGTCAGCGTCACCTCTCCACACGACGGTCCCCATCCCGGCCCCCCTTTCGTTAACTTGACTTATTCTTTCCTGtaaagatatgtttatttttgGCCTTCAGAGGGTCCGAGGACCAGCTGCCTGCCGTTTTGTCTTCTTCTAAGATGTGTGTTGGGTTGTTTTGCTTTCCTTTGCATCTTTATTAAGATGTCTTTAATGCGTATATGCCTCTGCCATAGAATACTCAGTCTTGTGGTCAAGAGATTTCTCCAGTGACAACCATTGGGTTTTCTTCATCGAGATCTTGATATGATCAAGATTGAAAGAGACACGCATAAACAATGTGCCCTGTTTGACTAAGTCAAATGAAATGGggtggtttttggtttttgttcctaattcctttaaaaatagagGGGAtagtattttagaattttatgcagaatttaattctctttttatgGTTaagattttaagattttcttacttgcacataaaaataatttgggtTCTTAAACTTAATTTCTGGCCTGTGACTAGAAtgtttgaaaaaacaacaacaacagtgggACTAAATGTTAATTACTGAAACATTAACTTAATTTCTAAAACCATGGTGCTATCATTTATTAATCTGTAATGTCTTCATATAAAATGCAGCTCCTGGGCTGGGTTTTgcgggggggaaaaaatgtgTACTGTCCTGGTCTGGAGTCCATTGCTGCAGTCTCCTTGGTTAGTTAAGACAAAGCCCTCATTAACGTTTGCTGCAGGACTTAAAATTTTTTACCTCCCAACTAACAAACATAGCCTCACATTAAATGCAATGGGTCAGGAAAGCCCTTTTTAAAGGGCTTTTGGGAAACTCGATCAAACTGATTTGAGGAGCAGTTTAGGTACATCCTGCCTTTCGTtgagcttccccccccccccttttctcagTCTAACTGAGGCTAATTTTTGCAACTTCAATAACACTTCAgagtaaaagaggaaaaatatttaacatcttttaatttttttcatttcttgctaaaaaaaaaaaacgcttATATTTTGGGGGGACTGATTTGATTTGATGgaatttcttttccctttgattATCTTATTTCTAGGTTGGAACcaatacagtttaaaaataaagaatgggtTAATAAGCTTCAAACAGATAACTGCAACTGAAAACTGCACattaagtacaaaaaaaaaaaagaaaaagaaaaagaaaaaaatatcctatttTGTCTTTGTTGCCAGAAATCAGTGTAGTGTCAAACACTCCAAATGACTGTCAAGTATAAATTCTTCTTCCACTCCATTTTTGGCAGCTGTTTGTTAAGGCATCTAATAACAGATGTGAGAACTGTAATGTGTGCAATGTGTACATGTCCTTGGCTGTCGTCCATTGCAGTTTCAATGTGTGTTTCTATATGCAGTATATACTAAGCTAATGTAGTTGTTTTGTCCTTTGTCTTCTCTGTGCTCTATCTCTAGTCTGGAGTGGTCCCGTCCCATTCCTGCAGTCCTAGTGAATCAGTGATTCTTGGGGGTTAGTGATTTTTGTGTGGTGGCCTTCCTCTGTAATGTCACCCCTATGCTGCTTCTACTGTCTGTGAACCTTCCGTTTCACTTTATAAAATTCCTGCTGTTGCCTAGCTGGTGTATATTCTCCCGACCCCTcctatctgtccctctccctctcctctcccctttcccttcctcatttTTCCTTCCCCATTCTCCAAAACCTTTTTCATTCTCAGAGATAAAAAGACTCTTAACTAGCTCAAGGTTAATGGAGCCATTTTTCCCACATGGAATTCTGGTAAGACTCTTTCTTCCAGAGTGAAGAGTAATGCTCAGATATATTCAATAAATTGATGCCATATAGCCTCAGTTGTTAACATTCCCAGAGTCCCTTGTGCTCTACCTATAAGCAGTGGGTGCTTTTCTTTGGTTTCCTTCCAGGTTGGCTGATGGAGcaatatataaagcaattacCAGTGAGACAGAAAATTAGTTCAAAGGTCaaccaagatttttttaaaacagaagggGAAGGTATAATGGAATATAGAATTGTCATATTTGTTTATGTGTGCAATGCTACTATAGTAACTCAGCTGTCCTTTGAATATCACTGTGTTGAGTGAATTCCTCTAGGATCTTTGATTCCATGAGTTGGGCCCAAACCACTGTGGAATAATGACAAAATAAAGTCATCGTTTAATAACTTAGTTCAAGGATTTAATAGGTTTAGAAGATGAAGAAGGCTAACCACaaaatttaaacattaattttGGAAGCTCTATTCTAGCTATCGAACAATCAAAGGAATGCACCTATCAGCTACAAAGAACAGCTAAAtagctgtttgtttttcttttataaatgtttcTGTGTTGTGTCAAAATGATTTCTGGTGATTTAAACTAACAGATAATCACAGCTGCTGTCTAAATCCATAGTGTTAAAATTacaaaacgaaaaaaaaaaaaaaacttcattacCTGTGAAGactgtgtctgtctgtgtttTTAACTATTTCTTGTACAAATATATGAAAACTTTTATGAGGAGACTGGTGCCAAGTAGCTGAATAATGGGGAAAGGGATATTCTGTTTGTAAAAATCTTAGCAGTGTTACCAACTCTaccacacatatatatataaaaattaaaacattacaaaGCGACAGCTATGATACATTTGTTTTGTGTGAAGCTAACCGGACCTAACTTCCTGAGTGCCTGgcttattttgaaacattttttttcattgaccaTTGATAATGCTGCAAATCAGAAATGTACATACTTCATTTACAACAGGGTTCTTTTTATACTTTTGTAGATTCTCATACATGTCACATACATGGTTGTCTttatgtaacttaattttttcatCCGCAGGTGCCATTTTCATAATAAACTTCTCTTGGATTTGTTACTATCTGGCATCATTTCTTTTACATGTAACCATCCTAACTAATGAATGCTGGTAGTATTTGTTTAAGCAGGTACCTTGGTCATTATTCTCAattagaagaaaaagtaaaaaaattaaaaagatgcaTTCATATTTTTGCTagttttggaaaaaaatgtatagCTTGTGTACTATGAGGCTGACAAGGCACAGTTTAAGATGCTAATCCAAATACTACACAAACTTGCAACCATCCTAAATTTTCAGCTACCCCAACTCATTGTCATACTAAGCATTACTATGCACGCTACCCAAGCCGAGTGATGGGCCTGCAACATTAACCACTATTGGCAGGGTGCATTCTTTTATTAATGCACAGTAAGTGATGACAGTTTTCATACATTAATCATTTAAATGCActcaatattttcatttattacaaGCTATAATGTTTAACCAACTATTCTATTGCTTATGTCTTCTCTTAATACTAATTTTGCATTCTCTTTCTCCAGACAAGCTGAGTAAGTCATGTTTGTGCTGTGTGATTGGTTAGGTCAGCCTGCAGCCTGTCAGGTTCTAAGGCAGGCCAGCAAGctaactcaaaaaaaaaagaaaaaagaaagaaagaaatcttcatTGCTATCTCAGGGTTAAGGATACAGATGGGTCACCTGTTAAATCTGTGCTGTTCACAAAATGAAGAGATCTCAATGATTAAACTGAAAGAAAAGGCAAACAGTTTTGTCCAAAAGCTACCAACTATAGTAAATCTTATTCTCTAATTTAAGTCTTCAGTGACACTTGCCAATTTGAGGGTACTTTTTTAATTAATGGAGGGGTGCTTCAGACTGGTGGACATGAAAATGTATTTATGATGTGGGGCGCTACATTTCTCTTTGTGGGCCActgaaataaacacataaaaattagaaatagggAGAGGGTGACTGAAACACAGAATTGGATTCTCCCAACTGTTTTTCCAAAATGTTATCATTCCCTTTTGCTGTTGAGAAGAATATAGTATAGCAAG containing:
- the NPAS3 gene encoding neuronal PAS domain-containing protein 3 isoform X4; this encodes MIRIFPDFSVQVTAAAAGGAAAGVPAGAGMGRASAAANGTPQNVQGITSYQQRITAQHPLPNQSECRKIYRYDGIYCESTYQNLQALRKEKSRDAARSRRGKENFEFYELAKLLPLPAAITSQLDKASIIRLTISYLKMRDFANQGDPPWNLRMEGPPPNTSVKGAQRRRSPSALAIEVFEAHLGSHILQSLDGFVFALNQEGKFLYISETVSIYLGLSQVELTGSSVFDYVHPGDHVEMAEQLGMKLPPGRGLLSQGTTEDGASSASSSSQSETPEPVESTSPSLLTTDNTLERSFFIRMKSTLTKRGVHIKSSGYKVIHITGRLRLRVSLSHGRTIPSQIMGLVVVAHALPPPTINEVRIDCHMFVTRVNMDLNIIYCENRISDYMDLTPVDIVGKRCYHFIHAEDVEGIRHSHLDLLNKGQCVTKYYRWMQKNGGYIWIQSSATIAINAKNANEKNIIWVNYLLSNPEYKDTPMDIAQLPHLPEKTSESSETSDSESDSKDTSGITEDNENSKSDEKGNQSENSEDPEPDRKKPGSTCDQDMNCNDQGHSSSNPDSRDSDDSFEHSDFENPKAGEEGFSALGPMQIKVERYVESESDLRLQNCESLTSDSAKDSDSAGEAGAQASSKHQKRKKRRKRQKGGSASRRRLSSASSPGLDAGLVEPPRLLSSPNSASVLKIKTEISEPINFDNDSSIWNYPPNREISRNESPYSMTKPPNSEHFPSPQGQGGAGGGGGGGGGLHVAIPDSVLTPPGADSAATRKTQFGASATSALAPVTSDPLSPPLSASPRDKHPGGGGGGGGGGPGASNSLLYTGDLEALQRLQAGNVVLPLVHRVTGTLAATSTAAQRVYTTGTIRYAPAEVTLAMQGNLLPNAHAVNFVDVNSPGFGLDPKTPMEMLYHHVHRLNMSGPFGGAVSAASLTQMPAGNVFTTAEGLFSTLPFPVYSNGIHAAQTLERKDD
- the NPAS3 gene encoding neuronal PAS domain-containing protein 3 isoform X1, coding for MAPTKPSFQQDPSRRERITAQHPLPNQSECRKIYRYDGIYCESTYQNLQALRKEKSRDAARSRRGKENFEFYELAKLLPLPAAITSQLDKASIIRLTISYLKMRDFANQGDPPWNLRMEGPPPNTSVKVIGAQRRRSPSALAIEVFEAHLGSHILQSLDGFVFALNQEGKFLYISETVSIYLGLSQVELTGSSVFDYVHPGDHVEMAEQLGMKLPPGRGLLSQGTTEDGASSASSSSQSETPEPVESTSPSLLTTDNTLERSFFIRMKSTLTKRGVHIKSSGYKVIHITGRLRLRVSLSHGRTIPSQIMGLVVVAHALPPPTINEVRIDCHMFVTRVNMDLNIIYCENRISDYMDLTPVDIVGKRCYHFIHAEDVEGIRHSHLDLLNKGQCVTKYYRWMQKNGGYIWIQSSATIAINAKNANEKNIIWVNYLLSNPEYKDTPMDIAQLPHLPEKTSESSETSDSESDSKDTSGITEDNENSKSDEKGNQSENSEDPEPDRKKPGSTCDQDMNCNDQGHSSSNPDSRDSDDSFEHSDFENPKAGEEGFSALGPMQIKVERYVESESDLRLQNCESLTSDSAKDSDSAGEAGAQASSKHQKRKKRRKRQKGGSASRRRLSSASSPGLDAGLVEPPRLLSSPNSASVLKIKTEISEPINFDNDSSIWNYPPNREISRNESPYSMTKPPNSEHFPSPQGQGGAGGGGGGGGGLHVAIPDSVLTPPGADSAATRKTQFGASATSALAPVTSDPLSPPLSASPRDKHPGGGGGGGGGGPGASNSLLYTGDLEALQRLQAGNVVLPLVHRVTGTLAATSTAAQRVYTTGTIRYAPAEVTLAMQGNLLPNAHAVNFVDVNSPGFGLDPKTPMEMLYHHVHRLNMSGPFGGAVSAASLTQMPAGNVFTTAEGLFSTLPFPVYSNGIHAAQTLERKDD
- the NPAS3 gene encoding neuronal PAS domain-containing protein 3 isoform X2: MAPTKPSFQQDPSRRERITAQHPLPNQSECRKIYRYDGIYCESTYQNLQALRKEKSRDAARSRRGKENFEFYELAKLLPLPAAITSQLDKASIIRLTISYLKMRDFANQGDPPWNLRMEGPPPNTSVKGAQRRRSPSALAIEVFEAHLGSHILQSLDGFVFALNQEGKFLYISETVSIYLGLSQVELTGSSVFDYVHPGDHVEMAEQLGMKLPPGRGLLSQGTTEDGASSASSSSQSETPEPVESTSPSLLTTDNTLERSFFIRMKSTLTKRGVHIKSSGYKVIHITGRLRLRVSLSHGRTIPSQIMGLVVVAHALPPPTINEVRIDCHMFVTRVNMDLNIIYCENRISDYMDLTPVDIVGKRCYHFIHAEDVEGIRHSHLDLLNKGQCVTKYYRWMQKNGGYIWIQSSATIAINAKNANEKNIIWVNYLLSNPEYKDTPMDIAQLPHLPEKTSESSETSDSESDSKDTSGITEDNENSKSDEKGNQSENSEDPEPDRKKPGSTCDQDMNCNDQGHSSSNPDSRDSDDSFEHSDFENPKAGEEGFSALGPMQIKVERYVESESDLRLQNCESLTSDSAKDSDSAGEAGAQASSKHQKRKKRRKRQKGGSASRRRLSSASSPGLDAGLVEPPRLLSSPNSASVLKIKTEISEPINFDNDSSIWNYPPNREISRNESPYSMTKPPNSEHFPSPQGQGGAGGGGGGGGGLHVAIPDSVLTPPGADSAATRKTQFGASATSALAPVTSDPLSPPLSASPRDKHPGGGGGGGGGGPGASNSLLYTGDLEALQRLQAGNVVLPLVHRVTGTLAATSTAAQRVYTTGTIRYAPAEVTLAMQGNLLPNAHAVNFVDVNSPGFGLDPKTPMEMLYHHVHRLNMSGPFGGAVSAASLTQMPAGNVFTTAEGLFSTLPFPVYSNGIHAAQTLERKDD
- the NPAS3 gene encoding neuronal PAS domain-containing protein 3 isoform X3, whose translation is MAPTKPSFQQDPSRRERLQALRKEKSRDAARSRRGKENFEFYELAKLLPLPAAITSQLDKASIIRLTISYLKMRDFANQGDPPWNLRMEGPPPNTSVKVIGAQRRRSPSALAIEVFEAHLGSHILQSLDGFVFALNQEGKFLYISETVSIYLGLSQVELTGSSVFDYVHPGDHVEMAEQLGMKLPPGRGLLSQGTTEDGASSASSSSQSETPEPVESTSPSLLTTDNTLERSFFIRMKSTLTKRGVHIKSSGYKVIHITGRLRLRVSLSHGRTIPSQIMGLVVVAHALPPPTINEVRIDCHMFVTRVNMDLNIIYCENRISDYMDLTPVDIVGKRCYHFIHAEDVEGIRHSHLDLLNKGQCVTKYYRWMQKNGGYIWIQSSATIAINAKNANEKNIIWVNYLLSNPEYKDTPMDIAQLPHLPEKTSESSETSDSESDSKDTSGITEDNENSKSDEKGNQSENSEDPEPDRKKPGSTCDQDMNCNDQGHSSSNPDSRDSDDSFEHSDFENPKAGEEGFSALGPMQIKVERYVESESDLRLQNCESLTSDSAKDSDSAGEAGAQASSKHQKRKKRRKRQKGGSASRRRLSSASSPGLDAGLVEPPRLLSSPNSASVLKIKTEISEPINFDNDSSIWNYPPNREISRNESPYSMTKPPNSEHFPSPQGQGGAGGGGGGGGGLHVAIPDSVLTPPGADSAATRKTQFGASATSALAPVTSDPLSPPLSASPRDKHPGGGGGGGGGGPGASNSLLYTGDLEALQRLQAGNVVLPLVHRVTGTLAATSTAAQRVYTTGTIRYAPAEVTLAMQGNLLPNAHAVNFVDVNSPGFGLDPKTPMEMLYHHVHRLNMSGPFGGAVSAASLTQMPAGNVFTTAEGLFSTLPFPVYSNGIHAAQTLERKDD